One genomic window of Haloferax mediterranei ATCC 33500 includes the following:
- a CDS encoding tubulin/FtsZ family protein codes for MKLAMIGFGQAGGKVVDKFVEYDRERNAGIVRAAVAVNSAKADLLGLKNIPKDQRVLIGQSRVKGHGVGADNELGAEIAEEDIDEVQGAIDSIPVHEVDAFLVVSGLGGGTGSGGAPVLAKHLKRIYTEPVYGLGILPGSDEGGIYTLNAARSFQTFVREVDNLLVFDNDAWRKTGESVQGGYDEINEEIVNRFGVLFGAGEVQDGQEVAESVVDSSEIINTLAGGGVSTVGYASEGVEPRKQKGGGLLSRLTGSEEPDDNLDTAHTTNRITSLVRKAALGRLTLPCEIEGAERALLVLAGPPEHLNRKGIERGRKWIEEQTGSMEVRGGDYPIPGAGKVAGVILLSGVTNVPRIKELQQVAIEAQDNIEEIRQESDSNLENLINDDEDELESLF; via the coding sequence ATGAAGCTCGCAATGATCGGATTCGGGCAAGCCGGGGGAAAAGTAGTCGACAAATTTGTCGAGTACGACCGTGAACGCAACGCTGGAATCGTCCGCGCTGCGGTCGCAGTGAACTCAGCGAAAGCCGACTTGCTCGGATTGAAGAACATCCCGAAGGACCAGCGCGTCCTCATCGGCCAGTCCCGCGTGAAGGGACATGGTGTCGGTGCGGACAACGAACTCGGTGCCGAAATCGCCGAGGAGGACATCGACGAGGTACAGGGAGCTATCGACAGCATCCCCGTCCACGAAGTCGACGCCTTCCTCGTCGTCTCCGGTCTCGGTGGCGGTACCGGGTCCGGCGGCGCGCCGGTCCTCGCAAAACATCTCAAACGTATCTACACTGAGCCTGTCTACGGTCTCGGCATCCTGCCGGGGTCCGACGAGGGTGGTATCTACACCCTGAACGCCGCACGCTCCTTCCAGACGTTCGTCCGCGAGGTTGACAACCTTCTCGTGTTCGACAACGACGCCTGGCGGAAGACCGGTGAGTCGGTGCAGGGTGGCTACGACGAGATTAACGAAGAGATTGTCAACCGCTTCGGCGTGCTCTTCGGCGCTGGCGAAGTCCAAGACGGACAGGAAGTCGCAGAGTCCGTCGTCGACTCGTCGGAGATTATCAACACGCTCGCCGGCGGCGGCGTTTCGACCGTCGGCTACGCTTCCGAGGGCGTTGAGCCTCGGAAGCAGAAGGGTGGCGGCCTCCTGTCGCGGCTCACTGGCAGTGAGGAACCCGACGACAATCTCGATACTGCACACACTACGAACCGCATCACCAGCCTCGTGCGCAAAGCCGCACTCGGCCGCCTCACACTCCCGTGTGAGATTGAAGGCGCAGAGCGCGCGCTGCTCGTTCTCGCTGGTCCGCCGGAGCATCTGAACCGGAAAGGCATAGAGCGCGGGCGGAAATGGATCGAGGAGCAGACCGGTTCCATGGAAGTTCGCGGCGGCGACTACCCGATTCCGGGCGCAGGGAAGGTGGCTGGTGTCATCCTCCTCTCGGGCGTGACGAACGTCCCGCGCATCAAGGAGCTACAGCAGGTTGCCATCGAAGCGCAGGACAACATCGAAGAGATTAGACAGGAGAGCGATTCCAATCTGGAGAACCTCATAAACGATGACGAGGACGAACTGGAGTCGCTTTTCTAA
- the cofC gene encoding 2-phospho-L-lactate guanylyltransferase — protein sequence MRVVVPFGGRAPKTRLASFFDADERRDFATAMLRDVLDAVTDAGGDPSVVADTRVDVDAPVTVDDRPLSAVVEDELGSDEPVAVVMADLALATPAALTRLFETDGDVVAAPGLGGGTNALVVRHPDFSVDYHGASILDHRHIARDAGLSFVEVDSMRLAVDVDEPTDLVEVLLHGTSRARTWLTDAGVELECGTGRVEAVRHRR from the coding sequence GTGCGAGTCGTCGTACCGTTCGGGGGACGCGCCCCGAAGACACGACTCGCTTCATTTTTCGATGCCGACGAGCGACGCGACTTCGCCACCGCGATGCTCCGGGACGTGCTCGACGCCGTCACGGACGCCGGCGGCGACCCATCGGTGGTCGCAGACACCCGCGTCGACGTCGACGCACCCGTCACGGTCGACGACCGACCGCTTTCCGCTGTCGTCGAAGACGAACTCGGAAGTGACGAGCCTGTAGCCGTTGTCATGGCCGACCTCGCACTCGCGACACCGGCGGCACTTACCCGCCTGTTCGAAACCGACGGCGACGTGGTCGCTGCCCCCGGTCTCGGTGGAGGGACGAACGCGCTCGTCGTTCGCCACCCGGATTTCTCGGTCGACTACCACGGTGCGTCGATTCTCGACCATCGGCATATCGCCCGCGACGCCGGCCTCTCGTTCGTCGAAGTCGATTCGATGCGACTCGCCGTCGACGTGGACGAACCGACGGACCTCGTGGAGGTTCTGTTACACGGGACGAGTCGCGCGCGAACGTGGTTGACGGACGCTGGTGTGGAACTCGAATGTGGAACGGGACGAGTCGAGGCGGTCCGACACCGCCGATAG